One Salminus brasiliensis chromosome 5, fSalBra1.hap2, whole genome shotgun sequence DNA segment encodes these proteins:
- the cct3 gene encoding T-complex protein 1 subunit gamma, translating to MMGRPVLVLSQNMKRESGRKVQTGNINAAKTIADVIRTCLGPRAMMKMLLDPMGGIVMTNDGNAILREIQVQHPAAKSMIEISRTQDEEVGDGTTSVIILAGEMLSVAEQFLEQQMHPTVVISAYRQALDDMLNMLKEFSTPVDQNDRSMMLKIINSAINTKALSRWSNLACNIALDAVRTVELEENGRKEIDIKKYAKVEKVPGGIIEDSCVLKGVMVNKDVTHPRMRRLIKNPRIVLLDCSLEYKKGESQTDIEITREEDFAKILQMEEDYIQQICEEIIRLKPDLVFTEKGISDLAQHYLMKANITAIRRIRKTDNNRIARACGARIASRTDELREEDVGTGAGLFEVKKIGDEYFTFVTECKDPKACTILLRGASKEILAEVERNLQDAMQVCRNVLLDPYLLPGGGAVEMAVSHKLTERSRALTGVEQWPYRAVAQALEVIPRTLIQNCGASTIRVLTSLRAKHTQDGSTSWGVNGETGTLADMVELGIWEPLAVKAQTYKTAVETAILLLRIDDIVSGHKKKGERGEQTGGQGAE from the exons ATGATGGGCCGACCGGTTCTCGTGCTTA gCCAGAATATGAAAAGAGAGTCTGGAAGGAAGGTCCAGACTGGAAACATTAATGCAGCTAAG ACTATAGCAGATGTCATCAGGACATGTCTGGGACCAAGAGCTATGATGAAG ATGCTGCTTGACCCTATGGGAGGTATTGTCATGACCAATGATGGCAATGCCATTCTTAGAGAG ATCCAAGTGCAGCACCCTGCAGCCAAATCCATGATCGAGATCAGCCGCACTCAGGATGAGGAGGTGGGAGATGGTACTACCTCTGTCATTATCCTgg CTGGTGAGATGCTGTCCGTGGCGGAGCAGTTCCTGGAGCAGCAGATGCATCCTACGGTGGTGATTAGTGCTTACCGGCAGGCTCTGGACGACATGCTCAACATGCTCAAAGAATTCAG CACTCCAGTCGACCAGAATGATCGTAGCATGATGCTGAAGATCATCAACTCCGCAATCAACACCAAGGCACTCAGCCGCTGGTCAAACTTGGCATGTAACATTGCTCTGGACGCAGTGCGCACTGTAGAGCTTGAGGAGAACGGTCGCAAAGAGATCGACATTAAGAAGTATGCCAAGGTGGAAAAG gTGCCTGGTGGAATCATTGAAGACTCCTGTGTTCTGAAGGGAGTGATGGTAAATAAGGATGTAACACACCCTCGCATGCGCCGCCTAATCAAAAACCCCAGAATTGTGCTCCTCGACTGCTCCTTAGAGTACAAGAAGGGTGAGAGCCAG ACTGATATAGAAATCACTCGCGAGGAAGACTTTGCAAAAATCCTGCAGATGGAGGAAGATTACATCCAGCAGATCTGCGAAGAAATCATCCGCCTTAAGCCCGACCTGGTCTTCACGGAGAAGGGAATCTCAG ATCTTGCTCAGCACTATCTGATGAAAGCCAACATCACTGCAATCCGTCGcatcagaaagacagacaacaACCGTATTGCCAG AGCCTGCGGTGCACGTATTGCCAGTAGGACAGATGAGTTGCGTGAGGAAGATGTGGGAACAGGGGCAGGTCTGTTTGAGGTGAAGAAAATCGGCGATGAGTATTTCACCTTTGTCACGGAATGCAAAGACCCCAAAGCCTGCACCATCTTGCTCAGAGGAGCCAGCAAGGAGATTCTGGCG GAGGTGGAGCGTAACCTGCAGGATGCAATGCAGGTGTGCCGCAATGTGTTGCTGGACCCATACCTGCTGCCAGGTGGTGGTGCTGTAGAGATGGCAGTCTCCCACAAGCTGACTGAGCGCTCGCGAGCCCTGACTGGGGTGGAGCAGTGGCCTTACCGTGCTGTTGCCCAGGCCCTGGAGGTCATCCCCCGCACCCTCATCCAGAACTGCGGTGCCTCTACCATACGTGTGCTCACGTCTCTTAGG GCGAAGCACACCCAGGATGGCAGCACCTCATGGGGTGTGAATGGTGAGACAGGCACTCTAGCAGACATGGTGGAGCTGGGCATCTGGGAGCCTCTGGCTGTCAAAGCTCAGACATACAAGACTGCAGTGGAG ACGGCCATCCTGCTCCTGCGTATTGATGACATCGTGTCTGGGCACaagaagaagggagagagaggagagcagaCAGGAGGGCAGGGAGCTGAGTAG
- the tmem79b gene encoding transmembrane protein 79 has translation MSETLPADSVPMIKGLLVLTEGEDEIVPIAHVEASTLQYSGDKANQPGGTGNEEGSDLKLDGSETDVAAEEASARSDCASVHGVNSQTESEREFQVKEKQAEGEECQEKESDEQKEKGAHLEIKVEELNLMPEKAAGVFSPCVTVHHSSITEPPRQSTVCCDEHTEKSSFLRPHGTPPDGYYTRNNDYDYDYSKNNRQCCGCAGTNRDVLKMGVSIFMSALIFPVLVWGGHTFLPFDAPLLDSAPLRLVYTLRCSVFAVIPIVLGMLVLGVSRLRYWSLKPRCDGEADVEQVSVHRRYVDDSISLFILYFLQLGVMAAYLNQNLLKLVPLFTIIFAFGRLVYWIAAVLGSSVRAFGFGFSFWPMLTMLVANLYFIFMADSSGSIFTSEELGLPENSPEQRQRFWG, from the exons ATGTCTGAGACCCTTCCTGCAGATTCGGTGCCAATGATCAAGGGCCTTCTAGTACTGACCGAAGGAGAGGATGAAATTGTCCCCATTGCTCATGTGGAGGCAAGCACTCTGCAGTATTCTGGAGATAAAGCTAATCAACCTGGTGGGACGGGAAACGAGGAAGGGTCTGATCTGAAACTAGACGGGAGTGAAACAGATGTTGCGGCAGAGGAAGCAAGTGCGAGATCAGATTGCGCATCAGTCCATGGAGTTAATAGccagacagagagcgagagagaatttCAGGTGAAGGAGAAGCAAGCGGAAGGTGAGGAATGTCAGGAAAAAGAGTCTGACGAACAGAAGGAAAAGGGGGCACACTTGGAGATTAAAGTGGAGGAGTTGAATCTGATGCCAGAGAAAGCAGCAGGGGTCTTCAGCCCCTGTGTGACTGTCCATCACTCAAGCATAACTGAACCACCCAGACAGAGCACAGTCTGCTGTGATGAGCACACAGAGAAAAGCTCCTTCCTCAGGCCTCATGGAACACCACCTGATGGGTACTACACCAGGAACAATGACTATGATTATGACTACTCCAAGAACAACAGGCAATGCT GTGGATGTGCTGGAACAAATCGTGATGTGCTGAAAATGGGCGTGTCTATATTTATGTCAGCCTTGATTTTCCCGGTTCTGGTGTGGGGAGGCCACACTTTCCTGCCCTTTGATGCTCCTCTGCTGGACAGTGCCCCTCTGAGGCTGGTCTACACATTGCGCTGCTCAGTCTTTGCTGTGATTCCAATTGTATTGG GTATGTTGGTTCTGGGTGTGTCCCGTCTGCGCTACTGGTCTCTGAAGCCTCGTTGTGACGGAGAGGCTGATGTTGAACAGGTGAGCGTCCACCGGCGCTATGTGGATGACTCCATCTCCCTCTTCATCCTGTACTTCCTGCAGCTGGGTGTTATGGCTGCCTATCTGAACCAGAACCTGCTCAAACTAGTGCCCCTCTTCACCATCATCTTTGCCTTTGGCAG GCTGGTGTACTGGATTGCAGCTGTGTTGGGCAGCAGTGTGAGGGCTTTTGGCTTTGGCTTCTCCTTTTGGCCTATGCTGACCATGCTGGTGGCCAACCTTTACTTCATCTTCATGGCTGACTCCTCTGGCTCAATCTTCACATCAGAAGAGCTTGGCCTTCCTGAAAATTCTCCAGAGCAGAGGCAGAGATTTTGGGGCTAA
- the LOC140555490 gene encoding cortexin-2, with the protein MAEHLHSSTLSASGATQPIPFLTLEQKAAFVFVLLLFIFLGLLIVRCFRILLDPYSSMPSSTWTDYMEKDTFDYRIA; encoded by the coding sequence ATGGCGGAGCACCTCCACAGCAGCACGCTGTCCGCGTCCGGGGCCACTCAGCCCATCCCTTTCCTCACCCTAGAGCAGAAGGCGGCCTTCGTCTTCGTGCTGCTCCTCTTCATCTTCCTGGGCCTGCTGATCGTGCGCTGCTTCCGCATCCTGCTGGACCCCTATAGCAGCATGCCCTCCTCCACATGGACAGACTATATGGAGAAAGACACATTCGACTACCGCATCGCCTGA